The genomic window CTATGTCTCGAAAATCGAAGTATGTCTTCATTACCTTGTAGTCTCATGAATTTGGGGATATGAACAAACGCATCATAGAATGAAATGGAATCACATtcaatgaaaaacaataaatctgCTATGCATACTCTACTATCGTCTTGTAGGATGAGAGCAAGAGAAAAGAGGGCAAATAGAACTGGCAATGCAAGGTGATAAGCTCTCTCCGAAACGGAAATTggatatttcttctttttcgaaAAAGACTTCCAAATACGCTCAAAAATTCTGTTTTGGTCTTCCAAGAGCTCATCATCAACACTACTTGCAAGGCTTGAAAACTCAGATCCAGTTTCTAACGAATCAGTAATTACAGAATTCGTACCAGATTCTCCAAAAGATATATCATCATTACCATCACTCTTGCATGAAGATCCAGACAAAAAGCTATCAAAAAGCTTTTCTCTTCTTTCTTCTCTTTCTCTTGGATACACTGGATGTATCATCTAAATCCTCCATTTTCAAATCTCCCTTCTTTTTAATGTACGTTGTTCTTTTGTGTAATGACCAACGAAGGGTTTGAGCACAACACAATTTACTTCGTCCAGTTAAAGCAACTTGTACATCCCGAAAATTAGGTTTTATTCCAAGATGTggctttgaatttttatataagtaggCGCGACCTGTTTTCTTTAGATAAGTAGCAAACAATTGATGGAGTAGAGGTTGAAAGGAAGGTCCAGTTAGACCCAATAACATTGCTTCCTCTGACCATCCTCGAAGGATAACGGAAAAACCATCTAAAGATGTAAAGGAACGATAGCAATCCTCTTTTTTCCTacgtttttttttagagaacattctgaaataataaaataatggaagcgttttatttttgaatgtcaAAGAACGACAAGTatcaattgaatatttattttacttggtGCTTTTCTTTTCATGGGGTTGAGATCCCATAGTGATCTCATCCACCACTGTTTCCATACCATGCTGTTGGGATTGAGTGAGACAAGTAGTACAGTAACGAAGTCCCTCTTGGAGATGAAACTCTGTTCCAGAGCAGACATCACATTGGAttgtcattttgatttatttgccTTCTTTTGGAAGGAAGAGTCAAGAGAGAGCTCCAGCCTGGAATGTCGTGAGTTGTTTGAGAAAGAGTAGCAATTATCAAGGGACAAGAAAATCAATCAATGTATTGCTCCAGGATACCTCCCAATTCCTTTCCAACGGTATCTATTTGATGTTCTGCACGCTGGAGATGGAGTTGAAGGCCCCTTAACTGAAAGTACAAGGAAGGGATATAATTAGACAATAAAGAAACTTAAGGCTTTAGTAAGTGCCGTCATTACTCATTGGTCCTTCCTACCTCTTGTTCGTAGTCTATAAgcctataaaatttcaaatgtcgATGATAGAGACTTCTCACTTGGTAGAGAAGAAAGCTGAGGAGTAAAAGTCCCAAAATCACGACCACACTTCGAAAAAAGGAAAGGGATCTTTTCTTTACTTTGCTTGAGCACACGGGAAGAAGCATCCTCACTTCCTGGCAACGTGGATTGCTTGTGGAGTGAGGCTTGGAGATATATGCTATCAATAGTAGGATGACTCACCTTGGAAACGAGAAATGCAAGGAATAACGAGTaagtaactaataataaatattgagttGTACTAGTAATATGACAACTAACAACCCACTGCAAATCTGATCTTCTTAAagcttgtttttaatttttcacacAGAAATTCAACAAGATTCATTACTCATTaacaataacataaatatatattattatttatttccatacCCCTCTCACTTCTCACACACGTCACACGTTCAATGAAAAATGCGCGCTTTCAGCTCATCAGTAGTGTTAGATCGGTCTATAAAGACTTAGTCCTATCAGTCCGGCtccaataaaatttgtcataCTGCTCCCATCGGTCTTTTATCTCCTCACTTGTTCCTGACTAtcattctaatattatttatccacaattttaaaaatgcatatatataattcataatagtaaatcctaaatagtattttattcgatactgtattataatataatattaaatagtattacatttatgtttgtatataatcGCCAAAATTTATCCATAGAAATAATACAGGGGGGTCCGCaggatttatatatacttttttttttctagggaatataattttgaaagaatgacctttttttcaaggaattttcaaaaaattccttgattgaGGAAGGGGATACTACAGTCCCTTCAGATACACAACATGGTAgtgatggtagattttagtaaatGTGCCCTTATGATGATTGATGATACTTCAGCAGCTTAAATGACGAAGTTAGCAATATTCCAGTCACATTGAAACTtagtagtaactacgtcatttcagctgttgtattTTCCATAAAAGATCGTTAACACGTCGTTCTCTTTATTCTATCACGCAAcgctatttatatcttttatagTTGCAGACTAtcactttcatattatttctgCACCAATAAATTTCATAGTCATATAAATGACAAAGTTACCAAGAGGTGAGCATTTATTGGTATGTGAAGCTGttgataaagttaattaaaattgcCAAATGAATTAGaagggaaagaaaaaattattagctAAAGAGAGAAAAGCTAAGGATTTCTACTACAAAATACAAGTATAAATAACTTGcaaggaaatatatattgcatCTCTCtctgtaaaatattgtaaaccTTTCTTTCTATGGAGAAAAGTTGTATAAGTGATGTAATGTTTCTTGTccatatttatctatatattgtaATAAGAAAGCGCCACCGCGTTCAGTTGATCTCTTTTTACAATGATTAATAAGGGGCTAGCTGCTGCAGAGCAAAGATACAGCTGACGAGTAAtagtacttttattatattagtgtTGTACTGCAACTAACTAGCAGTACTGtgaattttaaatcaaagaaaatatataatctgtGGTAATAAGGATCTCTATTTTTTAGCTCTAAAAGGAAGAGTATTTAGCCATTAATTTATTAGTCAGAGAACACTGAAATTAATATGGAGCGACATCTTTAGTTGGCTTGCGCTTATTTTGACTgaagtgcaaaataattttctcatatttttaaagtaaaagcattaaacaataattatttcagacatagaatatgtattaaatatttttaattttaggtaatttttatactgaaacacaaatatttacaatatgcaATTTTACACTGAAGATAAAATGGATCTAATTCATAATTTCATTGCacttttaggggaaaaaaatagcaGTTGAAGAATAGTTTAAACAtctttccttattttatttgaatgggaTGGACGGTTCGCttcagaaataaaattgtattcgagtattgaagaattttaattggaaaaattgTTGAGAAGCTGGCTATTACAGGAGAACGAAACTATTCGAAACCATGTTACTTTGatagaaaattgatttgttCCTGCTTATGTATTTGCAGAAATTGACTTATATGATATTATTGTgtaataatgtatgtaaaatgttttcattaacttcataattgaagaagacgCCATTTTTTAGGCtcattcttgatatttttactacataaaatggagaaatttttaataaaattttataaaactccaTGAAatggatttatgaataaaaaaaaagacttaacacaAACATTGACTCCTACTCGATggcactgatatttgaattaaatcaaggtattatataataaatatccctaaaaataaaaaatgggttaAAATATGAGCTGTTAATGCTTCCATTTACTGACTTTACTTTATAGAGAGAAGGAATTCTTTTGTACTTCCGTCTAGCGCGCAAAAAAGAGAGGGTTCGATATTTATTTGTGTGTTGTTGTTTTAGCCATGAGCGGGCTATCTCCTGGCTATGTTCTCCTTGCCATAGCAgctcattattattgaatacatattttgtgttgAGCAGCTTGTATTTGTAGTCGGCATTTATTTCTCTCGCTTTCATATTACTCTCCTGCACTTCTagctacaatttgtttttgtcGTTGGAAGGAACTCGATTTTTACCTTCTACATTAGCATTTAATATCGATTCCTAGTTGTCCATTTTCTTTGGACAAGCTCTGTGGCCTTTGAGAGGAGAAGCAAGTATTGTCCAGTTGAGAATGCCTACATCACGCTCAGAACTGAAGAAAAAGGTGACGGAGATCCTTAAGGATGCGGATTTGGAGTCAACCTCTGCCAAGAAGGTGAGGAAGCAGTTGGAAGATGATCTGGATATGGATCTCACAGATCGAAAGGAAGAAGTGAACGATATAATTCAAGAGGTGATGGACGAAAACGAAGAAGACGAAGAGGATGAAGGTGGAAAGCAGAGCTCCGACTATGAGCCTGAGGCGGCGCCGGCACCacccaaaaagaagaaaaccaaTAACTCCTCCTCTTCCTCCAAAAAACGCAAAGGTAATCCACaattattcacattttaaaGATTCCCTCACTTAATACCCCAATCCGCATTCCTTGCAGATGAAGAATCAGATGCTTCCTTTGAGGAGCAGGAGGACGATGCCTCCGAAGAAGAATGGGGCTCCTCCAAAAAACAAAAGCCCAAAGCGAAAAAGCCCTCCAAGAGCCGCAAACGAAAGGACTCTGACGACGACTCCTCTGACGAGGATTTTAAGCCCACCAAGGCAAAGCGCAAGTCCAAAGGGGGTGGTGGAAACACAGGATTTACCAAACCTCTTAATCTCTCAGCTGATCTCGCTATCATCGTTGGCAAGGATATGGCTCCACGACACGAAGTTGTCAAGCAAGTTTGGGCCTACATCAAGGAGAACAAACTTCAGGACCCCAAAAATAAGCAGTTTGCAATCTGTGACGAAAAGCTCAAGAAGGTTATTGGGGAAACAAAGTTTAAATGTTTCGGAATGGCTAAGTA from Lepeophtheirus salmonis chromosome 1, UVic_Lsal_1.4, whole genome shotgun sequence includes these protein-coding regions:
- the LOC121129042 gene encoding uncharacterized protein, with the translated sequence MPTSRSELKKKVTEILKDADLESTSAKKVRKQLEDDLDMDLTDRKEEVNDIIQEVMDENEEDEEDEGGKQSSDYEPEAAPAPPKKKKTNNSSSSSKKRKDEESDASFEEQEDDASEEEWGSSKKQKPKAKKPSKSRKRKDSDDDSSDEDFKPTKAKRKSKGGGGNTGFTKPLNLSADLAIIVGKDMAPRHEVVKQVWAYIKENKLQDPKNKQFAICDEKLKKVIGETKFKCFGMAKYLKSHMS
- the LOC121128999 gene encoding uncharacterized protein, which gives rise to MTIQCDVCSGTEFHLQEGLRYCTTCLTQSQQHGMETVVDEITMGSQPHEKKSTKMFSKKKRRKKEDCYRSFTSLDGFSVILRGWSEEAMLLGLTGPSFQPLLHQLFATYLKKTGRAYLYKNSKPHLGIKPNFRDVQVALTGRSKLCCAQTLRWSLHKRTTYIKKKGDLKMEDLDDTSSVSKRKRRKKRKAF